The Leguminivora glycinivorella isolate SPB_JAAS2020 chromosome 25, LegGlyc_1.1, whole genome shotgun sequence nucleotide sequence aagaatttgtaattttttctaattttatgctgtatgaaactaaactattttgatcaactcatgccgctaggagcgctagtgtgcctgttgccaattttggcaccgagctgcacgtattaactcgtagagtttacatagtatttgtaTTCACTCatcaattaaatatttatttacgggGCCGAAGGGACCCAGTGACGTAGTGAAAGTGTTAGTTTAGTGTTTTTCTTATTTCTATTGCCCACTAGATGTCGCTATTAAAAGGTATACTTTGACAGTTGCAAAAACTAAACGTAGTGCGATTTTTTCCATAGTTTGACATTTGCTGTCAAAACAATTAAGTATTTTCTTTTCGTGCTTGGTATGCTAAAATCTTGAGAAATCTCTGCATTTATATGCCTTGAtagtttaaattttattgtgaatAGTATAACGAACATTTTATTCAAATACATGTTTAAGTAACATGGAGGATACAGCAGAAATCGCTTTGAAAACACTGTGTTGCACATGTTTAAGCAGCGACAGAAAGTTGTCGCAACTTTGCCGAATAAACGATGGAGTAAATAATCTATATTCACTTCTGTCATACGACTCTGAAGCTTACAGGGTAAAGTATTATTGAAAAGTCCAGAAATATTTTACTACATACAAAACCAGATAGATTTAGTTATGACAGAAACTCCAGCATTTTGTGCTAAAATTTTGAAGATTTTATCGCTTTAAAAACTTTCAAGTCTTCTTAACTTTGTAGTCGACTcctttaagtattttttaaatcaaaatcaaaagtaTTTGAGCCACTAAATCTTCAAAGAAGTCCATCaatatgtttttaggatttACAAATTGTATTAAAGGAATATATATGCCTGAATCTAGCTGGAATAGTTAATAACGAAAGTATATTTCAGGAAGGTTTCTACAAGGACGCTGCTAGTTTATTTGTTTGCTGGGAGTGTGCGGCCGTCATGCACAGGATTACCCGGTTTAGGCGGCAGGCTTGTGCGGCGCAAAAACAGCTGGCAATTATAGCTGAGGGCCGGGAGGTCAGTATTCTTATAACAAATACATAGTGTAACCTGAGGAAACTGAATAACTTTAACAGCATATAACTGATTCTAGTGTTTAAACACATGGGGGAATAAGTAGTTTAACCTTTTCAACGCCAAGAACCACTAAAGTGGTTGTGTGTCGTCATGCTCACCACGCCAATAACCACTAAAGTGGCTATGGCAGACGCTGTCGAAACAATTGTCCTGCTGACAGATAaggtttatattatattattatattatattatttgatacactagcagctgatagctgatgcgtgtatatcactTGCTATTGTATAGCACTTGTTGTTCtatagttaatgtttatattttagttttaaatgtttatcaagtctgtttttgaaactgttcACTGAGGGAGCACTTATCACTTATTATATTCGTTATTTATAGTAGAGATATTGGCGTGTAGGCGACATTTTGACGCGAGAGGCAAAGCGTTGAAAAGGTTAAGTTGTTACATCACCAGTAGCTGGAATTGACATGTCAACTATCACCAACAGCTCTCACGCGACTGTCACTCCACTACCGAACCTGagacaacatacatacatacatacaatcacgcctgtatcccataaaggggtaggcagagcacatgaaactactaaagcttcagggccactcttggcaaataaggggttaaaataaaacgaaactgtggcagaCCTGAGACAAATCATTGCATATAGCTCAATGACTCAAACACTACACTGATCGTATTGAGAACCGGTCAAGCCTAGTCGGTAATGACCCTGCCTAATAAGTCTCTCctgatagatagataaattctttattcaacCACAAACTTACATGCTATGCAACACAAAACGAAATACTAAAAGAAACTTAACATTATACAATAATTAGCACACTTATTATTTAAACTGAAGTATTGGTTGTGGAATGTGCGTTGAGGTATAGAATAGGCGCTGACTCAGCATACATGCTACGGAAGccgcagcgctgatcttccgtcagaaCCTTACAAACCTCATCCTGGGTTTGAATCACGCCATTtatgcgatgagcacagatatctgAGTCACACGGACGTTATGTATAttatagctttatttgacgttcatatgcgcattgtaatatgcctacttgaaaaataaatatttcattttcattttcatttcattttcattttcattatagttatttatttatttatacctcaCTCTGAGCGCACAGTGACTTTCTATAATATAGTGTCCGTCCAAAGTTCCcaataataaacaaattatttcTTTCAGTTGAAATCAACTGCTCTCTCCCATCTTATCCATTGCCACAAACACACCTACGACACCACAATAATATCTGACGTACAAGACACTGACAACTTCATAGACTGCGGGCCGGAAATCAAAACTGAGACCGAAGATGACATACCTTTGTCAGAGTTACATGACAATTATATGTcagataatgatgatgataattataaagaaaagataacagataaagataaaaacaaaagaaagaaATTAGAAGAATGTACGACAGATaaagttacaaataaaaaaagaaaacggttaaaaagagataattattttgttacaaAAGAAATTAGTGAAGAGGAAATGCGGGAGTTTAGGGAAGAGAGGAAAATGGAAGCAAGTTTCGTGTCTGCGGCGTTCAAATGTAAGTCTTGCGTGGAGGTGTTTAAGAGCCAAAATAGTTTGGAGAGACACAATGAAGATAATCATGTGGAGGTAAgaatttgaatttaaaattttgaaaaaaacccccgaacgcgacatagtggaccgattttcatgaaacatggctaagaacactcccgactaactcagctttcagacaaaaaaactaaatcaaaatcggttcatccgttcgggagctacgatgccacagacagacacacacacagacagacagacagaccccgtcgtttttgcgtcgggggttaaaaacgatggggtgttatatataagtatgacgtgtctgtctgtctgtttgtctatctatggcatcgtagctcgcgaacggatgattcgatttagatttagtttttctgtttgaaagctgagttagtcgggagtgctcttccctttcatgaaaatcagtccactatgatgtgggaggttttttcaaaattttaattttgtggttaggttagttatatTGAAAATGTGACGAAAAATACTGTGTAACTCGgagcgtaagaatattgcaaactcgcaGACCTACTAGCGTCCAAAACGCCGAGCGGagacaccggtttagttaccaaaaaacccgctagatggcgctgattcgtacatcgcggtgttaagatttttcccgatttggttaggctcgccggttgAAACTTGATATTGTATCGAATCATAGAGACGGACAATATTTACCTATAGTCCCCTGCTTCCctcgtttatatttttttatataattgaGAGTTTGAAAAATTATAGTTCTACTATTCACTATTGTATCAGTTCCCTTATTAGTATCCCATTCTTCAACAGAAACCTGATCACATACAGTGCCTCATCTGCTTATCCTACATCAAACCTCACAGCGCGTCCGCCCACAAGTCAGACCACTGTTCTACACATACCTGTGTTCTCTGTGACCAAGTTTACTACAGTATGCATGAAATTAACAGGCATCTCAAGACTCATAAGAATGTGAAAAGAAAGGTATGTATGGTTTGAACGGTCTGGCATAGTTAGTAGTGACTAAGttgtcctgggttcgaatcccggtaagggcatttatttgtgtgatgggcacagatatttgttcctgagtgatggatgttttctatgtatataagtatgtatttatctatttaagtatgtatatcgtcgcttagcacccatagtacaagctttgcttagtttggggctaagttggtctgtgtaaggtgtccccaatatttatttatttatttgtgtgatgagcacagatatttttttcctGAGTTATAGAtgctttctatgtatataagtatttataaggtacagtggggcaaatcccaattgggggcaattgtaactgatccattttttccattattacactaagatgttgagttctacatgtatccactgaacacgcctaccatatataaccggtggacactctatataataatgcaaacattgtaaaacatggaaaaaatggaccagttacattttccccccagtcgaggtttgcctcgctgtaccttatattataCCTCAATATaatggtcccgggttcgaatcccagtaagggcattttgtgtgatgaacacagatatttgttctagagtcatggatgttttccatgtatataagtatttgtatattatatatatagaatagaatagaatagaataaacatttattcgtgaacacagacaagacaaagaacacataataacaacaagacagaaagtaatgaagtgccacgaaatggcctcatctcagcgtgttgctggtgacttccagcgctgatcttccgatgagaccatcaagtgagaaagattcacggagggtaacagacagaagaaatgcaaaatatatgtgatacaagaaaaatggactacagttaaaaagaataaaattgaaaacattacaagaaaaataacaacaggctGTGATATAAGAAAGAATAAAGATCTAAGTATACAAAAGAATAATAACAAACAGAACAGGACAGAacacattaaattaataaaaagaaaaaaggaaAGCGTCATACACCAGATCGCACACACAGCGTTCCATCGTTTGGCACACAGcgttatatcgttgtctgagtacccacaacacaagccttcttgagcttaccgtgggactcagtctattcgtgtaagaatgtcctataatatttacgacgacaacaacgtacaaggcgcaatctgcgattttttttgtagcagatagcaccttatacgttggtgggtaaggtgcaattttctgaaaaaaaatttgCAGATTGTACCctatacgttgttgtcgtcgattTATTGATATTGAGGCAACTTCAgggatatttttatatattttcacAGATCGCCAGGGCTGGTAAAATAGGCGACAGGACTAAAGGGCTGACCGATATGTACCCATGCCCAGAGTGCAATAAGTATTTCCAGTAAGTTCTTTATATgttactagcttctgcccgcggcttcgctcgagttagaaagagacaaaaagtagcctatgtcacactccatcccttcaactatctccagctaaaaaatcacgtcgattcgtcgctcagttttgccgtgaaagacggtcaaacaaacagacacgcgtTCCCATGTATAATAGGTATTAAATATGGATATTCCAAATTGTTGTTTTGGTTTATTATGTGTCATTCAATACTATTAGGAgttagttttgtaaaatataataaatttattaaagcaattatttaatatttttagtatttaGTAGTAAAATGAGGTTAGTTTTAGTGTGGTTAACTTGCTCGAAAGTTTATTTGATGCACTGGTacatagcacacctcggacactggcgatcaaatatatgaaagaggcgcgttcctagcacacagtctaagctcgtgtaggtgaacgcgtgccatgcttgtatgagtgagatatgacaggtcgactgttcgcgtttttgacaggcggtaactgtgaggtaaccgagaggggggtaggcagcactttcagcggggagcgggagcggccatactgtacgatagtactctttattatactgtgccgaaaGTCTGGTA carries:
- the LOC125239483 gene encoding zinc finger protein 431-like is translated as MEDTAEIALKTLCCTCLSSDRKLSQLCRINDGVNNLYSLLSYDSEAYREGFYKDAASLFVCWECAAVMHRITRFRRQACAAQKQLAIIAEGRELKSTALSHLIHCHKHTYDTTIISDVQDTDNFIDCGPEIKTETEDDIPLSELHDNYMSDNDDDNYKEKITDKDKNKRKKLEECTTDKVTNKKRKRLKRDNYFVTKEISEEEMREFREERKMEASFVSAAFKCKSCVEVFKSQNSLERHNEDNHVEKPDHIQCLICLSYIKPHSASAHKSDHCSTHTCVLCDQVYYSMHEINRHLKTHKNVKRKIARAGKIGDRTKGLTDMYPCPECNKYFQNKNQRWKHVQRQHREGYKCATCGKQFAFKNNLARHEQVHSAPPPRQACPACHKLVRVDLLKTHARIHQAREQFTCVECAKSFVSRASYEHHLKYTQAHANKDILKYKCNVCEKGYRSRGELRDHVNYQHKGQTQHKCPVCDKALATRRCITRHVRRAHHGLKEGPRDKLCQKPGRFFRYKKGLREHEFTHTGERPLSCELCGRSFRQSASLYTHRKRVHRICAQRKTVVATDSVTAE